A portion of the Parasteatoda tepidariorum isolate YZ-2023 chromosome 5, CAS_Ptep_4.0, whole genome shotgun sequence genome contains these proteins:
- the LOC107453165 gene encoding zinc finger protein 888 produces the protein MCNETFTLEGSLNALSVVSTVEKPYSCSLCDKTFTQKANLNRHYSVHFGEKPYSCSVCDKTFAQKVHLNKHCVVHTKEKLYSCCVCNKTFTQKSNLTRHYFVHTGEKPYSCGECDKTFSQKAGLSRHSLVHSVEKHYSCTAPDKKLSLAEHTMEQLFACSVCDKTFAHKASLYRHNFIHTGEMPYSCSECDKGYTKKSSLDRHFLVHTGINRYSCSVCDKTFTQKTSLDRHYLSHTGMKPFSCSICDKTFIQRADLRRHSLVHTGERPFSCSVCGKTFTRKINLNAHSAIHTGEKLFSCNLCDKTFVHKINFDRHYPVHTGEKPYSCNLCDKTFAHKFLLNEHRVVHTKEKPYSCKVCTKTFAQRVSLYRHKFVHTGQKPHSCSVCDKTFTRRANLTAHLAVHNKKKEI, from the coding sequence ATGTGTAATGAAACATTCACTTTGGAAGGAAGTTTAAATGCACTATCAGTTGTTTCTACTGTAGAAAAACCTTATTCATGCAGTTTGTGTGATAAAACTTTCACACAAAAAGCCAATTTAAATCGACACTACTCTGTTCATTTCGGAGAGAAGCCATATTCATGCAGTGTATGTGATAAAACATTCGCACAAAAagtgcatttaaataaacattgcgTTGTCCatactaaagaaaaactttattcatgCTGTGTATGTAATAAAACATTCACTCAGAAATCTAATTTAACTAGACATTATTTTGTTCATACTGGGGAGAAGCCTTATTCATGCGGCGAATGTGATAAAACATTCTCTCAAAAGGCTGGTTTAAGTCGACACTCTCTTGTACATAGTGTTGAAAAACACTATTCATGCACTGCgcctgataaaaaattaagtttagcTGAACATACCATGGAGCAACTTTTTGCGTGCAGTGTGTGTGATAAAACTTTTGCACACAAAGCCAGTTTGTATCgacacaattttattcatacaGGAGAAATGCCATATTCATGCAGTGAATGTGATAAAGGATACACTAAGAAATCCAGTTTAGATAGGCACTTTCTTGTTCATACAGGAATTAACCGTTATTCATGCAGTGTATGCGATAAAACATTCACACAGAAAACCAGTTTGGATAGGCATTATCTTTCTCATACTGGAATGAAGCCTTTTTCTTGCAGTATCtgtgataaaacatttatacaGAGAGCTGATTTAAGGAGACATTCTCTTGTTCATACTGGAGAAAGGCCTTTCTCATGCAGTGTTTGTGGAAAAACCTTTACacgtaaaatcaatttaaatgcaCACTCTGCTATTCATACTGGGGAGAAGCTTTTTTCCTGTAATCTTTGTGATAAAActtttgtacataaaataaattttgataggCATTATCCAGTTCACACTGGAGAGAAACCCTATTCGTGCAATTTATGTGATAAAACATTTgcacataaatttcttttaaacgaGCACCGTGTTGTTCATACTAAAGAGAAACCTTATTCGTGCAAAGTGTGCACTAAAACATTTGCACAAAGAGTTAGTTTATATAGACACAAATTTGTTCATACAGGGCAGAAGCCTCATTCATGCAGTGTATGTGATAAAACATTCACACGAAGAGCCAATTTAACTGCACACCTTGCtgttcataacaaaaaaaaagaaatctga
- the LOC107453166 gene encoding LOW QUALITY PROTEIN: omega-amidase NIT2-A (The sequence of the model RefSeq protein was modified relative to this genomic sequence to represent the inferred CDS: substituted 2 bases at 2 genomic stop codons) — translation MAAFLHKMKLALIQFAVSTSKEQNLNRIQKFIKEAAQNGANLVCLPECFNSPYGVNYFKQYAENIPGETSKLLSDTAKENKVYLIGGTFPEKQDSKLYNTCLVYNPEGELIAKHQKVXVXYKINKLSYFLGNWNVGIGICYDIRFPIMANIYAEKGCQLLVYPAAFNMTTGPAHWELLSRARAVDNQLYVATISPARDTNAGYTAWGHSTLINPWGNVIATTDEKEIILYSDIDLDYVNEVREQIPIRQQQRKDLYSIKYSENILM, via the exons atggcAGCATTTTTAcaca AAATGAAATTGGCTCTTATTCAATTTGCTGTCTCTACAAGTAAAGAACAAAACTTGAACAGAatacaaaaattcattaaagaagCTGCACAGAATGGAGCTAATTTAGTATGCTTACCT GAATGCTTCAACTCACCATATGGAGTTAACTACTTTAAACAGTATGCAGAAAATATTCCTGGAGAAACTAGCAAATTACTTTCTGACACtgccaaagaaaataaagtttatttgattggag gaacATTTCCCGAAAAGCAGGATTCAAAGTTATATAACACCTGTTTAGTTTACAATCCTGAGGGAGAACTCATAGCCAAACATCAAAAGGTAtaggtataatataaaattaataaat tgtcatattttttagGCAACTGGAATGTTGGAATAGGAATATGCTATGACATTAGATTCCCAATTATGGCTAATATATATGCAGAGAAAG GGTGCCAACTTTTGGTGTATCCTGCTGCTTTTAACATGACAACTGGGCCTGCCCATTGGGAACTGCTATCAAGAGCAAGAGCTGTAGATAATCAACTTTATGTTGCGACAATATCTCCAGCCAGAGATACTAATGCAGGTTATACTGCTTGGGGTCATAGTACTTTAATTAACCCTTG ggGAAATGTAATTGCAACCACTGATGAGAAGGAAATTATACTCTATAGTGATATAG aTTTAGATTACGTGAATGAAGTCCGTGAACAAATTCCTATAAGACAACAGCAGAGGAAAGATTTGTACAGcattaaatattctgaaaatatactTATGTAA
- the LOC139425570 gene encoding uncharacterized protein has protein sequence LVDNVEPHSLHSSLNPSEDLPEVFFHFNLPAPVNKKEFLPEHLKQLALEIIHSIPKQDAKIFTDGSKIDSHAGSGVYIETPDEKFSLCQRNPDFCSVFRSELLAINRGLEFVMQNDLYFKDLWIFSDSRSSLQHLNNRTQIGDKTSISIVNNLKLLSLQHNIHLQWVPSHVGIYGNDLADSLAKEGCSQPHPTSSDLTYLELYSLKKSQLLRDWLIPPTHHWYKGNKPGASLTLPFERRVCTTISRLATGHLKGLLFSEGTKTYLLCPECHLHRASADHILNCLGLLWEDIYSTPLLVFDFLQVNGFIHLA, from the coding sequence CTTGTCGATAATGTAGAGCCGCACTCCCTTCACAGTTCTTTGAACCCTTCTGAAGATCTTCCAGAAGTTTTCTTCCATTTCAACCTTCCCGCTCCTGTCAATAAGAAGGAATTCCTGCCCGAACATCTAAAGCAACTGGCTCTCGAAATTATTCACTCTATTCCAAAACAAGACGCAAAAATTTTCACTGACGGCAGCAAAATCGATAGTCATGCTGGTAGCGGAGTCTACATCGAGACTcctgatgaaaaattttctctctgCCAGCGTAACCCAGACTTCTGCTCCGTTTTCAGAAGTGAACTTCTGGCTATCAACAGGGGTCTGGAATTTGTTATGCAAAATgacctttattttaaagaccTTTGGATATTCTCTGATAGCCGCAGCTCCCTGCAACATCTCAACAACCGGACCCAAATTGGCGACAAAACCAGTATTTCCATCGTAAACAACCTAAAACTCTTGTCCCTCCAACATAATATTCACCTGCAGTGGGTTCCTTCTCACGTCGGTATCTATGGTAATGATTTAGCGGACAGCCTAGCTAAAGAGGGTTGCAGCCAACCGCACCCTACCTCTTCTGATCTTACCTATCTTGAACTTTACTCCCTGAAGAAATCCCAGCTTCTCAGAGACTGGTTGATTCCCCCCACCCACCATTGGTACAAGGGAAATAAGCCTGGAGCTTCTTTGACCCTTCCCTTTGAAAGGAGAGTCTGCACCACCATCTCCCGCCTAGCTACCGGCCATCTTAAAGGTTTACTATTTTCTGAGGGAACTAAAACCTACCTACTCTGCCCTGAATGCCATCTACACCGGGCTTCCGCCGATCACATCCTGAACTGTCTTGGTCTTCTCTGGGAAGACATTTACTCTACTCCTCTTTTGGTGTTTGATTTTCTTCAGGTCAACGGGTTCATACATCTGGCCTGA